The genomic stretch CTTGGTATGCGAAAGTATTTACAGCTTGTGTTGTAGCGTATGCATTTAGTCCGATTGATCTAATTCCTGATTTTATACCGATTTTGGGCTACTTAGATGATGTGATTCTCATTCCGTTAGGGATAATGCTTGCATTAAAGATGATCCCAAAGAATGTAATAGCTGACTGCGAAGTGAAGGCAGAAGAAATGATGAAAAACGGTAAGCCAAAGAACTGGATTGTCGGTTCAATTATCGTATTGATCTGGGGCATAATTTTAATATGGGGTAGTTTGATTATTTATCGTTTATTGAACTAAACGCATGCGTTAGTTGTACAACAAGAGT from Arthrobacter citreus encodes the following:
- a CDS encoding DUF1232 domain-containing protein, whose translation is MLKKMKDWAKKLKRQIFVLYFACKDERVPWYAKVFTACVVAYAFSPIDLIPDFIPILGYLDDVILIPLGIMLALKMIPKNVIADCEVKAEEMMKNGKPKNWIVGSIIVLIWGIILIWGSLIIYRLLN